The nucleotide window gtaaatgatatattattttattaaaaaaaagtgcctTATGCAAATAATGTAGAGCTAAtatcttcaaaattaaaaaaaaaaaattactttgctATACAAAAGTAGCTAAATCTtaacttttgaataatttgttaaagTCCTCTTGAGAGGACTGAGTTTAACAAGCGATTTTACTATCAcattatttagaattttttttattttattttattttgttttattttattttattttattttattttattttgttttattttattttattttattttattttattttattttattttattttattttattttacttttttttatttattataattttttttttttgttaaaaagcggtcaaaaaattatttttaattattacactattttaataataatattttaaaatactccTCTACATTTATTCATCtacacaaatataattttaacggtaaaagtaattgtaaaattattttgcaattttaaattcgaaGTTTAAAATTAGTTTGAATATAACTTCTTTGCTTTTTctgttacataattttttatttcaaatttaaatattattaagcgATTTTACACATAAATTAAGTTCATGAATTctgattttttagttttttagtatataattaatataacttGGGACAACATACTTCaataccaaaaaacaaaaataatgaaaaaaattaacgaaaactCTTTAAAAGTTGGTCGGATAAAAAAATCGTATGcctcattttaatatttttgcttttcacgATTGCATATATGGATGTTTTtaaagattattaaaaaattttatccgaaatccaaatgaaaaaaagtttttctgatAACactactttttcacttttttgttattttgaaacaaaagtaaacaataaagtactaaaattgttaaagaaaaaacaaacaaaaaaatatatataaattttttaactaaaaaataaacaaaataaatcgtatcaattattttttttttttagttttttttgttcacaagttttaatatattatattttcaccaCTGCATAGacacattaaataaattaaataaatataaaaaaaaaaagatttttctaaaaacatacaataaaatacttaacgttaatataaaaatacaaattgtaaTACTAACAGCCATGACTTTCGGTGCACTGTTTTGCACTTGCACTTGCACTGTTTGTATTTTcttctgcttttgttgtttttttcttggaAAATGCTTTCCTTTCACTCAGTTAACAACCAGAAATTACAATACAAATTTCAGCTAAAGAAAAAACTGCTGATCGCAAATTACTGTAGGCTACACTTCACTGCACCAGCAAGCTAGTaactatgtatgcatatatgttggTATGCAAGTAAGGCTTATgcaatttctttgtaaaattaGCTGACTTGTGAATAAAAGCAACGACGACGACTTGCTGCTATGAAAAACTAAACACTTTTGAGTGATCAACCGCCGGACAACTGATATTTATATACTCAAGTTGCGACCGGCAAAGCCATACAGGCAATGTACTGgacaaattcaaattaaaaacataaaacaacaacatataaacATGTACATCTCTAAGACaatgattataaataaaatattaaaaacaaaattgttacgTTTTGATAGTGCTTAGCTTTagaaatactataaatatacaaatacatatttttatatatatgtatgattataAATCCACATGAGTATTGGTGTACTTTCGCAAATGTACAAAAAccgttagtatgtatgtacatatatatgtatataggtttaTGAGTACCTCATCGTATATAGTTGAGGCTTTAGAAGATACTGATTAGAAGCACTTTCttcgctattgttgttgttgcgcacgCAAATGCTCTTATCATCGATTGGTCCGAGCTTTAGGTGCACTTGTTATCAGCTAAACTCTGAATTGGAgcgccaaaaaaaataaaaaatttattagtatatttgtatgtttgttttgcaaatatatcacatttttgttttgtttgtttacatatattcatttcTTTAGAGGTTGACAACGTGCACACGCCCAACTTTTCATGTTTTGTATTGTGCTTCAGTTTATGTGCATACTCCAAAACTTGCAAGCGTAAGTGATAAGCCGGAAACATGCAGTTTGAATATCCTCAAGTGCCAAATTGTTCTGACATTTCTGCTGAAATCaacaatacgagtatattgcataatatttagatagtatttatttaaaaaggcaCTAAAGTGTTAACAGTGGTTAGACCTCTATTTAGCAAAATCTAGTTACAATCCCAACGTTATTAGTAGCAGTCGATGTTCAGCAAGGAATGTTCTACCGCCGAGTGGTTTTCGGCGGTGAAGAAACTCTGGCGTTCGTAGTCGATTTACAATTTGTAGGATCCATAATTTAATGAGTAAATGAGATAAAATCTTTACACACAACTTTTCAATGTTACTGTCGGCGAATAAGTAGGTCCCCCTGCGGGTAGGGGGGACCCCCTCAAGGTTTAGGGGGAACCGACTATACCCGTGGTAAGGTATGCcggtcgtaagaggcgactaaaatcccgCATGCACTGTGTCTGTCATTCTGGGCTTGCCTTGAAATGTCAGCATAGTCCATGTCAGATATAGTGCTATAGTATTCACCGTAAATGGTTGTTATACACTGCATATTTttcgtttacgatttcgttTACGAAGGGTTTTAAGAGACACATGTCATCATACAGCCGGGTTCTTAAGAATTCCTAGGAGTTCTTAAGGGCTCGACTGGAGTAGCGAGAGCTACAGGTCACACCAAAGACTAAAAcgtggtaccacggggagcattttgcccttggaggtaactccaatctgctcattgggtttttggcactttatttgatttgtggtggctgtggtttaaacctaaatgcaggaagggcattagtccaatgtggagtcgcacttcgaccgggtgccggacccggAGTACGGCAGAgagcctcgaacccgaccaaggtggctagggtgtTCTCTTTTGGTTTTCACCCGAACCAATTGGAGCCAAAGTATAAGTGTATGTGGCTTCACTCTGCTTTGGTTCTTCCAGAGTGTAgtgttgtgcatgcacttatgctttggggcgctgatcaacgcattgttttGATCTATGTGCTTCTAGCAATAGAAAGCACCGTGTATTTGAGCCTTCGCAGGCAGATACCCACTTAAAACAGCTAATAGGGAagctttttaaatgaaattgagtGAGGGTATTTTTCTAAACACAACGTATCTTTGGATGAAATCGGTCGAAAACTTGCCTTAGCCCTCATATAACTGATATTTAGGATTTTGAAACATCCGCCCGACTTTACcccattaatatttttatatttaaaaaattgtttgaaaataagtTCCTGAGCAAATTCCTTTGCCTCAAATCTATTCCATACAATGTTTTCGAACTTTCCACCTGGCTTTATACCGTTTAGGTTGGTCAAAATGTGTGATATTTTAGTGAACCTTAGTGGTCAAACTTtcttaaaagttataaaattatattaatgatTTGGCGCTCAATATAAATGAATTGATCTTGGTCTAAACTTCACGTCCTTAATATAATGAATTTCGAtactctggttgacgtttttcACATTAACTCAATTTATTCATTTAGCTTCTTCAGTTCAGTTtttatcacatacatatgtatgtacatatatctcattTCAGGATGATTTTCAAATAAGGTTCGCTGATGTGAAGTACAATACGGCAATAAAAAGGGAATTTGTATATGAACTTCAAAATCAGTTAATATGTTACCAAATTTGCTtgaaacccattcgtcgaacaATGAAGTCGAAGctttttactatatttattaatattgttaacacctgaaggtatttagcgagttgcaagagtataaaacgtTCGGTTGCACCCTAACTAAGTctcttctttgttttttttattaacttcttTAAATATACCCTACGTACACATTTCATTTActaagatacatatgtattttatgttttctattTAACGTTGTTGTACGCATTTCTTCTCATTTGCAATTTAATTACCATATGACCAATAGCTGAAAaggaaatacaattttaattatacaaGCAAACCGGTTTCACGCTCACTTCTTGTGAGAAGAGCCGAGCCCCCTTTGCCGTAAAGACCTGAataattcattcataaaaacactCATGTATGTGCTTGCaatcaaataatatatttgtagaTAAATATATTCGGTATGcagatatgtacgtatgtagacAGGAATTCTTTAAGTATTGCTCACTAGAACGAAATCTTAACGCTGTGTTCATTATTTCCATAGACATGCACgcaatttcattacatttccttaaatttaacatttttagtaTTATCTAATTGATTCCAAAGACTCTTATACAtgtagtatatattatatatatgtacatatggacatatgtatatgcacattatagttccaaataatttttaatttatttcgtttCTTCAAAAATGCCTCAGTTCACATCTCCGTAGTCCTCAGGATATGTCCATCGAAATTGTAATAGTATTACCAAATATGTTACTATTGCTGtgaaaatctgaaaaataatgaaatttatattttatgggaCATTATTGTAGATTTGTTTATAATGTACAATGGAGCGTTCGTTAAGATCGCAACTTTTTATtctatcatatatacatatattcaaacttTTCTTTCGGTTAacattgtatataatataacgtATATAATAACTAACTAAATCATATGTTTGCctgaaatatatatgaaaattacaTTAAGActatttttcattataaatcaTCCACTTggaatataaacaattttatttggcTAAGGTATGCTAATTTGTATTCTTTAAGTTAGTATCCATTAcctattaaaatgttttaatgtacatacattgtaACAAAAAGCTACCCGTAAATTGTTCAATCAACTCATAACCCCATATCTCATTAGCAGTTATACGAGTATGCtcttcatgaatgtgggatcggaattcgtacCCAATACATccaaatatccaccaaaatcattcgaacggactcgcgagagatgtcgagctctcttgtcatctctctaataCTTGCTGATGATATACTTGATGGTTTttagcaccatatccttcacttttttcatattttcaccagttgaaaaggtcgaagatcgtccagaatttgattacaaatacaaaattttagacaaatccttttttgatatttttagtcattgtaaaaatcgcaacgcactaccgacttaagcagctgctgtaaacaaactggacGACAGATAGCGCTCATATTTGGCTTAGTAATTAAGGATAGTCCTACCAACtttacaaaatacattttttttatctactaTCTACTATCATTTACCCgtggaatttaattacattttccgGGAGCTTGCATATTGAACATATAGTACATCCTTCACATACCTTCATTAGTAATCGCAAATCCACAACCACAAACTCTTTAAGCACTATTACCATTGGATCTTGCTTTATTTGCATAGCAAATTCGAATAACAAATCATTGTaggtttttgtatttgtatatttgtatctgCTGTTTAATAACCGCTGTACCAAGATGCCGGTGGTCATAccctaaattatataaaattcaatattaaataaaagttaaactcGAATTTTTAAATGAGTTTATAAAGTACAAAAGTTGTCATATAATATAATGTGAATTAAAAGAGAAGAGAGTGTTATCTTAACTTACTTAAAAATTCTCTACAACCCATTTAGCTACGGATGAAATCGGATAAAGAAAAGGTCGCAGAGCCGATGTAgctgtttaattttgaattatttgaaatacagggtaggccatttaaaagattgtacccattggcaacgctgtaactttataacagcgctgacaaagcTTTGTTTCGCATACCGCGTTCTCCCGCGTCATTCGacgacaatttataccatggaataCACTCCAAAaggaacgcgctgaaattgttcagctttatattcaaaataacttttcaattgtgttaactcaacgcgtttcgcaaaaaaaattaaagtgaaagtgctccagttaaaaCACAATtgaagtctttatacgcaaaatttgatAGAAAgcaatctcagtaatgccagtcatgcatttCCAGAAACGCACAAGTGAGTTAGATAAATCAACGGTAAATCATTTCATATGCGACGGAATGGTTCATCGActtcgagttatcgccgctctcaaggttttagacatctctcgcacacTGCTCCGAAAAGCAAACCGGGATATATAAAATTCAAAGGCACAAAGAACTAACTatccagctgattatccgcgatttttaatgtttaaaaacGACTAGTGTATGGGGGtactgaaaacgaacttgacttttggcgaaaactcatcaaaAAAGGCACATTGTTCTCTGAATGGAGGCgtcaaaattgccgattttaacCACCGAAAATCTAATTAAAGTTGTAAGAAAGTgatttacgaccaaaaagtaacagatTCTAGACCTACgttttgcgcgaatatgatcatcggactttttttcgaagacgatgatggagccacgacaacagtcaatggtgagcgttatcgagccaaagttaaaacggattttgtgatacagtattattacataaatgacatggataacttctgatTTCAGATTCAATGGCAAATCATTCCCATCACAGCTCGATCCAAATTATCAATTCTATTGCGACAATTTTTTACGGGCGACATATCGTATGATGTGATGTATgaggccaccgagatcaccagatttgacgccagattttatttgtggggttatttgaaatccaaggtatacgctaataagccaagaTGACTACACTGcggaaagccaacattcgacaaTGACAGCCGCCACTAGATTGTCGTAAATACCCACTTTTCATCGTCATGGAAccatgtcgaaaaaagagtgcatttagctggaCGCGagaatctttattttaattagtatTTTCATAATTGGCTTTGCAGAACGTGGTTCATCTTAGATATActataaactatttttgaaatgaacaaaaaacattgttttcttttgttctttttttttatcgaaaaaactATACAGTATGGGGTGTTTTTCTTGGTTCCTTAACGTATATTCAAACTATTCTGAGTATACATTATGCTAAAAGTTTTGCTATGTGGAAACGGAAACTCCACATTTTCTACATTTCCTAGCAATTGTTTGATATAAGCAGGATAGAAAGCAATATAATCTCTTATATTTATTCGAAGAGGGCACAATAAATCAAAGGTAAATCATTTAATCAATTAAACTTCTTGAAATCATTCTAACCCCAACCGTTACCCGACCGCACTTATACAACGGGAAGTACAGATTACTAAAGCAACATACTAGAAAAATAATGGATTACTTTTTAATATACCTATTATGAGCGGGAGGGATGAACCAATTAAAACTATACATATGCGTAAACCTTAATTTAGATTCTCAATACGAATAATTTACTCTACTCACCTGCTGCTTGCAGTTCTCCCCAGCATAGCATGCAAAGCTTATAACGGTTGCCAGTGGAAATGCCGTTGACATGGTTAAGTATAGGAAATAGAATTCGAAAACACGCGATAATGTTAGAAACGTCCAATATGAATTAACGGTAATATCCAGAAAAATAACCGTTAGTAAGGCACATAGCGACCAACCAAATAAGTCATCGAACATAGCTGTTAATTTATATATCTCACTATACACCAATTTCAACTGCAACAAATAATCGAAAGATTCCAACATTCTGTAATTGACATCCAAACACAAGCGCGGCTTGCGCATACGAGAATTGACCACCGAACGCAGCTTCATATTCAAATGTGTCATATAAAAATCGATATAATCCATATAGATAATGGCCAACAGGCAGCGGGTACGCAACACCAGAATACAGCCCAACGCATACCAAAAGTAACCGTAATAGTATTTGATCGAAATGACCACCATCGATATGGACAAACTGCCATAGGCGACACATGAGTAGCAGATATATTTGAAACGTTGGCGACGCCGCAAACTCCAACGACACAGCCCAGTTTGTAGGCGCTGCTGAAACAGCCACACAATACGCTGCGATTGTTGCAAGAATGCAAAATGTCGACGATAGGTGCACATTCCCTCGAGCAGGCAGACACTTAGCGATATACTTTGACTGAGAAAAACCATAACGCTGACATAATTGGATACCAGCACTTCGTCATCCATTGGCTGTTCGAAGATCCCATAGGCAGTTAGAATCCAATTCGCTGCCAGCATGACGAATGTGTAGATGCGTTGCCATTGCTGGAGTTCACGTTTGCCGTTGTTGGCAAATGGCACCAATCCAACAATGGCCAACCACTTCAATATCGGCTGCCActcatgcaacatgttgccggAGGCATGTAGACCAGCTAACGCGTCCGCACAATGCACATGTGAGCTTGGCTATCGAATAGTTCAAGGTTTCCATTTACCTACATTTGCATACGTATCCttatttgtagttgtgtagttgTCATCCTAGCGAGCGATACATTTACAATAAGCCAGACATTGCGTTATCGTTCACGACATTTTATCTGATAGCGTCCATTCTTATTGATGTACAGCACTTAGCTTAATTCTTCAGAGTAATGGCGTGtgaaagcacatatgtatgtatacgattGCATGAGCACGTATACCAGCGCAAATAATCATTCGGTTCTTTCATATGTATCGATGTGCTTAGCGGAAATTCAATTTActagaaaattgcaaaatgcaGTTTTAAAAACTCATCAATTTAAGTGTTGCAAAAAAGTCGTCGTGGCGAGTATGGTAAAAAACTAATGCAACTCGTTAATCTTTCTCAAAACATATGGGGTCGATTACTTTAATTCCTACTTCATCGCAGGCTCTTGAAGTGGCAATGTTGAAGAAAACTCAACTATTCGTCTTCATATGTCCGTCTTCTCCAAATTGTTGTGAGCTCTAAATCGGTCGGGTTCCAAATACTTGTAGGATTCCAAATGAACTTCACCCACCGAAATCCAAAGTATGCCTTGAGACAGGTTTGGCTACCAGAAAAACTAGATGTGGCAATTTCCACTAAAATATCGAGTTAAACGCATATCACGATCTCTTTTGTTcaactggcgtagacaccgctagtCGGTTGATTATACGAGTCAaaaacgcgccagtcgtttcttcctttGCTACGTGGAAAGTTTAATATTCAAGCGAAGCCTTGTTCTTTTAAAACTATGACTCCACggagtgtaattttttttttttggatttcggTCTATTTACGTTACGAAAGCCAAATTATAAGgtcaagtaaaaataaatccattatGTGTTAATGTCGAACTTTTATTAAGCcatagttccatcgaatgcgatttaattaaatatacaccATTTTTTCGACAACGTCTCACCAGTTTGAAGTTAATTTCGTAATTCCACTCAGATTGCAACCCGAAAGACCCTGcaagaaaacaattaaattccAGAAGCTGCTTTTGAGGCAAACTTGTCACAAGCCAAATCGTTCGCTGTAGATAGGAGCATGCAAAGAAGCTTTCCAACAAATCTATTTGGATGGCCTAACGTTGTACTGATGTACTATAATTGCTTTCCCATTTGGTGAAGTTGGTGGCTTCTAAACTATTGGTTCGTTtaatcgagcttctttttgcctgcaattatacaatatatgaatattatatgcaccatatactcgtattagagCTAATAAATCCCCAATGACTTATAACAGgtgagatatttcgtcttgcctggCACATATGTAGATGGCGCCACTAAAACTTGTATTATtggcgaaaattaaaaaaaaaaaatttcgcgtgttgaaaaaatattttttgaagggAAAAACTAGAGTTGAAGCAAAGCTTGATGGCGATTTTCCGGACACTATCCCAGTGTTAGTAATGCTAAGTTTAAGCGGTGAACCAAGTGTACGCCCAAAAGGGGTTGTTTATTGACGAAAGCATCTaaagttcacaaaataatttggatgaccgtaaattttagttgttcgagatagcagctAGTCTGAAAATAACGGAACGTGTATATTCGCATTCACGATTGGTATGAAAAGATCTGTACAAAGATGATCAAGCGTAATAATTCCGAGGTTTTgctttaatataaaaacattggatgaaacatggctgcatcatttcactccgaagtacaatagacagtcatccgagtggactgccaACAAATCTATTTGGATGGCAAACGTTGTACTGATGCAAAATTCGTTTGCTAaattatggcgtctgtatttcaAGAAACGCATAGAATAACTTTTAATGTTTTAACAGTGACTATTATATAGCATTATTGAACTGTTTGAAGGACAAAACAGCCGCAAAACGGCCGCATTCGAAGTAGAAAGCATGATATTGTAGTTACCAAGACAATGCATCGTGTCACAAACCTCTTCTTTAGAAAAATCGATGCAAAAGTTCATAAATTCTTTCGAATTAGCTCTTGTTGTGGCACCCAGGCATCGAGCTTCATTTTGTCTGCAGTTCTATatcatacgagggctgtccgataaataaccgacctaaccatgatgcacgcgactttttcaaacatattttgtagcaaaggacaaataaaaagggctaagttcgggtgcaaccgaacattttatactcttgcaacttgcaagaatcaaagccagagaaatacattaaggtgtaaaacgaaccatatagagtaaagtcagctggataggggctaggccaagttgCCTCCTAAttttagttatacatataaatcACACATTggccgacattttcgatcaaaagttaACTATAGCTACCGGAGTCTAAATATTCGCTTGGTGCTAGAggtgaacagtttttattggatttaaacaattttggtcaTTATTCGTGATAGTTTTAtaccatggcgactgttgaggtgcgtgaaattatatgttttgaaatgaaacaagaatttatattgtgttgaaaatttatttgcgatttttctaattttttttttaataacgtaGCGCAGTgatgaacaaattttttggtttttcctttttctggTGCGTAAAAGAGAATCCATGGCGTGAACACGCCACGCATacatatctggccgtgtgaaaaacgcatttccagatttatcccACACTCTTCTAGCTACTATCCTTCTGTTCTGgttgtcatttcaaatgcaatttacctggaactgaattttgttttgaaatggcGTATAAtgttgaactcaaaagaattcgtcagaatcaagcattctgcccccctgTAGTCTTatctgcgtcacaatcagtcagaGCGctgcacagtttcggcgcatgaagattgcgaaacataataatgacaggttCAACGCGGCACGCAAATGATGctgcggcataccaagcctcatgcccaaagaatttagaaattcatggataattcacgacttcgtgtcattgtcaagacgatcggaatttgcccatttccaatccgtagcgaatacgatgtaaaatctcatcggcaatgtaattttatCCGTAAGtgacgcgaatttgaaggctgatatgtcgaaatgaccatcgcgaagcgtgtgcgaacttcagtagcatgcgaagtagctatcgaatcgtccatcgtttgattacatttattatcatgtaattgcttgcatgcttctcaaaatgttacacacACTTTGATTCACAGTGAGcattgactcaaatgaaattgaaccacgtacatttatcaatagcaaccgaaggtattagcaatcgtcgttttttcgggtggattatgtaaattcgtcctaaggaattagttgagaacacacctggatgacaatatattggttggccttgctttctgcgtagcTATTTCTTTGGCGATgctccatgcataatatcaaggcattgaAGTAgaaatgttctcacaaacgaatcactgacgcaatttgagaaaaaactcgtcaatgtcaatgttatgttgttggaagtgtttccgctggctgtactgtattctctgggttgaaaaacactctttagccattctccaaatgaaacTGCGaaatgcacaacagtcggaaaagtcgatttcaccaaactgcaatatccATCATTGGCAtgggttttgaatgtgaataatacaatagtggcgaatattaaaaaatccatatgttgtcgacttcgatattcactactctaagttgaatggtaaaacTAGATtgccgtctgatgagctacgacgatagagtggatctccatcatttccagtttgcgtttccgaaagaaaagcacgtggatagtgtttcgtgcatttattgcaagtgggattgtggtttgcaaggtccatgcaccatattggttttcatcgcttcgtagaataatggatctttctctgcatgaggaatttcgcagaaatgatttcatcaattttgatctggtgtaactaccgtccaccattcaaagaaaaatgtgtgcgtggggcaaacctcttttttgcactcaacagagtacatccagcctCTGactgacagcgatccataatgcAAAATATGTCAGTGAGAACGATGTAGTTCGTTTGTCTTGGGCTGCGaatttgatggcaaaaagagcgccgaccgatattagcgcgatgtctagCTTCGTAACaactttcaatctgtaattgttcacttcgtttgaaacacacataaagttttcactgaataattttcaataatttttccggaataaaaagtaagcgaccgaaagtgaacgattcaaatattttcaaaatattgaaaaacaaaacaaataaagaactgtatgaaaagtcactttttggaaatttccaatctttcgacttttccttatgaaaagtgtatggttttttttatatctaaccctttccagatccacagccaacaacttctgatttcatgaagattggttccccgttctcgagcgttagctttgctaacaaacaatcatttttacttacatatgttatatgtatgtatggccaAGTTGTCGCTCAAAATAAACtatttgtatgggaaaaagaaaaggctgtttttaggggctttccggcaactttcgtaattttttcttacataagaaccttctccttataataacaaatacaacaaaaaaaaaatcagccaaatcggttcagccgtttatgagtgatgaccttacaaagaaagtggcattgatttttatatattaagatatagggggccatataaaattttaaatttcgaagatagaacgtaaaagattgagtgtagcgtttggtGTATGCACGTAGCGCCATCCtactggaaccaaatgttgtccaaatcttcctcttcaatttgcttgaagaaaaattcggttaacattgcgcgatatcgctcaccattgatggttgcggttccttcttcattttcgaaggaaaatgggccgatgaaagtg belongs to Bactrocera dorsalis isolate Fly_Bdor chromosome 1, ASM2337382v1, whole genome shotgun sequence and includes:
- the LOC105223308 gene encoding putative gustatory receptor 39b codes for the protein MLHEWQPILKWLAIVGLVPFANNGKRELQQWQRIYTFVMLAANWILTAYGIFEQPMDDEVLVSNYVSVMVFLSQSISLSVCLLEGMCTYRRHFAFLQQSQRIVWLFQQRLQTGLCRWSLRRRQRFKYICYSCVAYGSLSISMVVISIKYYYGYFWYALGCILVLRTRCLLAIIYMDYIDFYMTHLNMKLRSVVNSRMRKPRLCLDVNYRMLESFDYLLQLKLVYSEIYKLTAMFDDLFGWSLCALLTVIFLDITVNSYWTFLTLSRVFEFYFLYLTMSTAFPLATVISFACYAGENCKQQGMTTGILVQRLLNSRYKYTNTKTYNDLLFEFAMQIKQDPMVIVLKEFVVVDLRLLMKIFTAIVTYLVILLQFRWTYPEDYGDVN